From a single Prionailurus bengalensis isolate Pbe53 chromosome A1, Fcat_Pben_1.1_paternal_pri, whole genome shotgun sequence genomic region:
- the RFESD gene encoding Rieske domain-containing protein, translating into MDLDGSEQDPEVKEYSPVCVGREDDIKKSKRMTAVVHDREVVIFYHKGEYHAMDIRCYHSGGPLHLGEIEEFDGRPCIVCPWHKYKITLATGEGLYQSINPRDPSAKPEWCSKGVKQRIHTVTVDNGNIYVTLSKEPFKCDSDFYATGDFKVIQSSF; encoded by the exons ATGGATCTTGATGGCTCTGAACAAGATCCTGAAGTGAAGGAATATTCTCCTGTCTGTGTTGGCAGAGAAGATgacattaaaaaatctaaaagaatgaCAGCTGTTGTCCATGATAGAGAAGTGGTCATTTTCTACCACAAAGGAGAATATCATGCGATGGATATTCGCTGTTACC aCTCAGGAGGGCCTTTACATTTGGGAGAAATAGAG gaGTTTGACGGACGACCATGCATAGTTTGCCCCTGGCATAAATACAAAATTACTTTGGCAACAGGAGAAGGACTATACCAGTCTATAAACCCTAGAGATCCATCAGCAAAACCTGAGTGGTGCTCCAAAGGAGTAAAGCAAAGGATTCATACAGTGACAGTGGACAATGGGAACATTTACGTGACTCTTTCTAAAGAACCTTTTAAGTGTGACTCTGATTTTTATGCCACTGGAGACTTCAAAGTCATTCAGAGTTCTTTCTGA